A single genomic interval of Rhodopirellula islandica harbors:
- a CDS encoding Hpt domain-containing protein, protein MPSSDRIDVPTAPPSALGYYRLNEMGRMIEASETLLRILAIDSINDLLAKGNDSTKSPRQVAPWHSPSSRSGRMFREYFDRNLPITQCQSKVRVAGQTRWFVETLIPIRNGTGHLEQWLGTVHDVTASQSQSEAMLASAKATAAAREVQLIELCDQVRWSLGRVRESIRSSDSACMTSALCDTIEHLVDLESETDSTLDAGEVGEPGKQDARERRQGFRLCELVEDLAESVASEIHRAGRRITVQIDHGLPPVVRGNLQTIHCVLANLLHHAASQTDWGDVKIVVAKNNCRAVFAIRMAGHPWTPEETLAERFDPEHFPSEWKIASRYAQRLRSGLTPRFLPSGCLEVSFETSLVEDTDLQSDQHPETVLGEHTRVLIVTAHTATRDALTEILAGWKIASSNCDELDVALQRIRINEKMGQKFDAILIDEAIFATRQSLSKETLELLATSANIRIQSRGTKCQSSFQQRLRTPDWVWTVSEPIRQSCLRSAMIGAIHSDDPSSSNSCEQCHSLHLHDIVVKETSIAKIGGLSTANALEGGESTPESNAELLETSMLLSLEALQAECGGDAALSAVVMEVMCASMPKRIDEIHSAVQRGDMESVQRLAHQMSGAAKDHSLTAVADLTTELKAHAISRDTQRVNACVDALAGRVTQTIDLMQSLLEESS, encoded by the coding sequence ATGCCCTCGTCCGATCGAATTGACGTTCCCACGGCACCCCCGAGTGCTCTTGGGTACTATCGTCTCAACGAAATGGGACGAATGATCGAAGCCAGTGAGACACTGCTTCGGATCCTGGCAATCGATTCGATCAATGACCTGCTGGCGAAGGGCAACGATTCGACAAAGTCGCCGCGTCAGGTTGCCCCGTGGCATTCGCCCTCGAGTCGCAGCGGCCGCATGTTTCGCGAGTACTTTGATCGCAATCTCCCGATCACCCAGTGCCAATCCAAGGTCCGAGTGGCGGGGCAAACGCGTTGGTTCGTGGAAACACTGATACCAATCCGCAATGGCACCGGGCATTTAGAACAGTGGTTGGGCACCGTGCACGATGTGACGGCGAGCCAGTCTCAAAGCGAAGCGATGCTGGCGTCTGCCAAGGCCACCGCCGCGGCGCGAGAGGTCCAGTTGATTGAACTGTGCGATCAAGTCCGTTGGTCACTGGGACGCGTGCGTGAATCGATCCGGTCGAGTGACTCCGCCTGCATGACCAGCGCTCTGTGCGACACGATCGAGCACCTGGTGGACTTGGAGTCGGAAACGGATTCGACGTTGGATGCTGGCGAGGTGGGCGAACCTGGCAAGCAGGACGCCAGAGAACGGCGGCAAGGGTTTCGACTCTGTGAACTGGTGGAAGACTTGGCGGAATCGGTCGCCTCCGAAATTCACCGCGCAGGTCGCCGGATCACGGTCCAAATCGATCACGGTTTGCCGCCGGTTGTGCGAGGCAATTTGCAAACGATCCATTGTGTTTTGGCAAACCTGTTGCATCACGCTGCCTCCCAAACTGATTGGGGTGACGTCAAAATTGTGGTGGCAAAGAATAACTGTCGGGCAGTCTTTGCGATCCGGATGGCAGGGCATCCTTGGACACCAGAAGAGACGCTGGCAGAACGATTCGACCCGGAACACTTTCCCTCCGAGTGGAAAATCGCATCCCGCTATGCACAACGTTTGCGCAGCGGATTGACCCCGCGATTCTTGCCGTCCGGCTGCCTGGAGGTTTCCTTCGAGACCTCTCTGGTGGAAGACACCGATCTTCAGTCTGACCAACACCCCGAGACCGTGCTTGGCGAACACACTCGCGTGTTGATCGTGACGGCTCACACCGCGACTCGAGATGCACTGACTGAGATTTTGGCAGGTTGGAAGATCGCATCCTCCAACTGTGATGAACTGGATGTTGCGCTGCAGCGGATCCGCATCAATGAGAAAATGGGGCAGAAGTTCGACGCGATTTTGATCGATGAGGCCATCTTTGCGACACGGCAATCGCTTTCGAAGGAAACGCTGGAACTGCTGGCCACCTCTGCCAACATCCGGATTCAATCGCGTGGAACAAAATGCCAATCCAGTTTCCAACAACGACTGCGGACGCCGGATTGGGTTTGGACGGTTTCTGAACCCATTCGGCAAAGTTGTCTTCGCAGTGCAATGATTGGAGCGATCCATTCGGATGACCCCAGTTCCAGCAACAGTTGTGAACAGTGCCACTCGTTGCACTTGCATGACATCGTGGTGAAAGAAACGTCGATCGCGAAAATCGGAGGGCTGTCCACAGCGAATGCATTGGAAGGTGGCGAGAGCACACCCGAATCCAATGCGGAACTGCTGGAGACGTCGATGCTTCTCAGTCTGGAAGCATTGCAGGCCGAATGTGGCGGCGATGCTGCGTTGTCCGCGGTGGTGATGGAGGTGATGTGTGCCTCGATGCCCAAACGCATCGACGAGATCCATTCGGCCGTTCAACGGGGGGACATGGAATCCGTCCAACGTTTGGCTCATCAAATGTCAGGAGCCGCCAAAGATCATTCCTTGACGGCGGTGGCGGACTTGACGACGGAACTGAAGGCTCACGCAATTTCGAGAGACACCCAACGTGTGAACGCTTGCGTGGACGCGTTGGCAGGCCGCGTCACTCAGACGATTGATTTGATGCAGTCGCTGTTGGAGGAATCGTCGTGA
- a CDS encoding endonuclease/exonuclease/phosphatase family protein encodes MNLRLALAVSFLWIPVDVSKASGQQVSPSPNILTTQLPVNQSTDTVRVASFNVSLYGKKPGDVAKRLLDGNDSQATDLARVIQAIRPHVLLLCEIDHEPDGRTLNAFADEYLSQGDSPLEYPYRWSIPTNTGMLGQLDLDNDGDVELPTDAHGFGQYPGQYAMAILSQYPIDRDAVRTFQTFRWSTMPGALRPIDPATQQPYHSDEVWNSLRLSSKNHVDIPVLIPQSESSLQQDGRKIETVPLHVLASHPTPPVFDGAEDRNGKRNHDEIRFWNEYVTKANADWIVDDHGTAGGLKDDSLNSPPAFVIAGDLNSDPKQGDSLRSGIANLLKNPRVQDPQPTSPQHGISTAKFGRNEIRVDYVLPSSNLDLVGSAVVWPDAQTELGKQIRATDHRMVWVDIQWPSSN; translated from the coding sequence ATGAATTTGCGTCTGGCTTTGGCGGTTTCGTTCCTGTGGATTCCAGTTGACGTTTCGAAAGCGTCAGGGCAACAGGTTTCTCCTTCACCCAACATTCTGACGACACAACTGCCGGTGAACCAATCAACGGATACCGTGCGAGTCGCCTCCTTCAACGTTTCGTTGTACGGAAAGAAACCGGGGGACGTCGCAAAACGCTTGCTTGACGGGAATGATTCCCAAGCAACTGATTTGGCGCGTGTGATTCAAGCCATCCGGCCCCACGTCCTGCTGCTCTGTGAAATCGATCATGAACCGGACGGGCGGACGCTGAATGCCTTCGCGGACGAGTACCTGTCTCAGGGCGATTCTCCGCTGGAGTACCCGTATCGCTGGTCAATTCCAACCAACACCGGGATGCTCGGTCAACTTGATCTGGACAACGACGGCGACGTCGAACTCCCCACCGATGCTCATGGTTTTGGTCAGTATCCCGGGCAATATGCCATGGCGATCCTCAGCCAATACCCGATTGACCGGGACGCGGTTCGTACGTTCCAAACGTTCCGCTGGTCGACGATGCCAGGTGCCCTGCGGCCGATTGATCCAGCCACCCAACAGCCTTACCACAGCGACGAGGTTTGGAACTCGCTGCGATTGTCGAGCAAGAACCATGTCGACATCCCGGTGTTGATCCCCCAATCGGAATCCTCCCTGCAACAAGACGGTCGAAAGATTGAAACGGTTCCGCTGCACGTGCTGGCCAGCCACCCGACCCCGCCGGTGTTCGACGGCGCAGAAGATCGCAACGGCAAACGCAATCACGATGAAATCCGTTTCTGGAACGAGTACGTCACCAAGGCGAATGCCGATTGGATCGTGGACGACCACGGAACCGCAGGAGGATTGAAGGACGATTCTCTGAATTCACCGCCGGCGTTTGTGATCGCGGGTGATTTGAATTCCGATCCCAAGCAAGGCGACAGCTTGCGCAGCGGCATCGCCAACCTGCTCAAGAACCCTCGCGTCCAAGACCCGCAACCGACCAGCCCCCAACACGGCATCTCCACCGCGAAATTCGGCCGCAACGAGATTCGAGTCGACTATGTGTTGCCATCGAGCAACCTTGATCTCGTCGGTTCCGCCGTCGTTTGGCCGGACGCTCAAACGGAATTGGGAAAACAAATTCGCGCCACCGACCACCGAATGGTTTGGGTCGACATCCAATGGCCGAGCTCGAACTAG
- a CDS encoding PP2C family protein-serine/threonine phosphatase, with translation MQIHSTSLPLDKESTLFGGRSGQLLVVADGMGGHAAGRRASNLAIDHLIAQLLNNVHWFLHLDEDHDEAFIESLKALLQQTHTKLLSESKGTAEHRGMGTTLTLSYIVWPRMYVVHAGDSRCYLIRNGKCKQLTTDHTLAKQLVDAGGMKPEDEAGSRWSNVLWNVLGGHGRNDLIAEVHRVELEENDTVVLCSDGLTRYIDEAALLSVVNQYGDDIEAMTDHLITLANGAGGVDNITVVVSRPRAAEAPSSQDDPPRSVPLVSLDDESDLQPDSDESMSLEELQTFANEDTLPDER, from the coding sequence ATGCAGATCCATTCCACCAGTTTGCCTCTGGACAAAGAGTCGACGCTGTTTGGGGGACGCAGCGGGCAATTGTTGGTGGTCGCGGATGGAATGGGTGGCCACGCGGCGGGACGCCGAGCCAGCAATTTGGCCATTGATCATCTGATCGCTCAGCTGCTCAACAATGTCCACTGGTTTCTTCATTTGGATGAAGACCACGATGAAGCGTTCATCGAATCATTGAAGGCATTGCTGCAACAGACTCATACCAAACTGCTGTCTGAATCCAAAGGCACTGCCGAGCATCGCGGGATGGGGACGACGTTGACGTTGTCTTACATCGTTTGGCCGCGAATGTATGTCGTGCATGCGGGGGACAGTCGTTGCTACTTGATTCGCAATGGCAAGTGCAAACAGCTGACAACCGATCACACGCTGGCCAAGCAATTGGTCGATGCCGGGGGGATGAAACCGGAAGATGAGGCCGGAAGTCGTTGGTCCAATGTGCTCTGGAACGTTCTCGGGGGGCACGGACGCAACGACCTGATTGCCGAGGTCCACCGCGTCGAGTTGGAAGAGAATGACACCGTGGTTCTGTGCAGTGACGGGTTGACCCGCTACATCGACGAAGCCGCGTTGTTGTCGGTTGTCAACCAATACGGTGACGACATCGAGGCCATGACCGATCATCTGATCACCTTGGCGAACGGGGCTGGTGGAGTCGACAACATCACCGTGGTGGTCAGTCGTCCTCGGGCAGCGGAAGCACCCAGCAGCCAAGACGACCCGCCTCGTTCGGTTCCCTTGGTGAGTTTGGATGACGAGAGTGATTTGCAGCCGGATTCGGACGAATCGATGAGCCTCGAAGAACTTCAAACCTTCGCGAATGAAGACACGCTACCGGACGAGCGCTGA
- a CDS encoding SMP-30/gluconolactonase/LRE family protein, translating to MNPVRRRLLAWVAITSSSLLASPLFADEPDSNDAATHSRSVVQSGATLKLVGDSYQFTEGPIADDDGNVYFTDQPNDRIVRYDAATGQLADWMSPCGRSNGLDFIAPNQLIACADANNELWSIDLRDQSHKVLIDSVDGRRFGGPNDCWVDTNGAIYFTDPLYKRPYWKHEIPADNPRGVYRLSKEGTLTQVADDLVQPNGIIGDPENRQLWIADIGDKKTYRYDIAEDGSLANRKLFCEMGSDGMTLDQEGNLYLTGGAGVTVFDAGGNQLETIAVPKGWTANVTFGGKGHQELFITAQDSVYTIPMRVSGLR from the coding sequence ATGAATCCAGTACGTCGGCGGCTGTTGGCTTGGGTCGCAATCACATCTTCCTCGCTTCTGGCATCCCCCCTTTTCGCGGATGAACCTGACTCCAACGACGCCGCAACCCACTCGCGTTCCGTCGTCCAATCCGGCGCCACGTTGAAACTGGTCGGCGACTCCTACCAGTTCACCGAAGGCCCGATCGCGGACGATGATGGCAACGTGTACTTCACCGACCAACCCAACGACCGGATCGTTCGCTACGACGCCGCCACCGGGCAGTTGGCCGATTGGATGTCCCCCTGCGGTCGCAGCAACGGCCTCGACTTCATCGCGCCGAATCAGTTGATCGCCTGTGCCGACGCCAACAACGAACTGTGGTCCATCGATCTTCGCGATCAGTCGCACAAGGTTCTGATCGACTCGGTCGACGGGCGTCGCTTTGGTGGCCCGAATGATTGCTGGGTCGACACGAACGGAGCGATCTACTTCACCGATCCGCTCTACAAACGCCCCTATTGGAAGCACGAAATCCCCGCCGACAACCCTCGCGGCGTCTATCGTTTGTCCAAGGAAGGAACACTGACCCAAGTCGCGGATGACTTGGTCCAGCCCAACGGGATCATCGGCGACCCCGAAAACCGCCAGCTTTGGATCGCCGACATCGGTGACAAGAAAACCTATCGTTACGACATCGCCGAGGACGGATCGCTCGCCAATCGCAAGCTCTTCTGTGAGATGGGCAGTGACGGCATGACACTCGACCAGGAAGGCAACCTCTACCTGACCGGCGGTGCCGGAGTGACCGTCTTCGATGCCGGCGGCAACCAGCTGGAAACGATTGCTGTCCCCAAGGGCTGGACCGCAAACGTGACCTTCGGCGGCAAAGGGCACCAAGAACTGTTCATCACCGCTCAGGATTCGGTCTACACGATTCCAATGCGAGTCAGCGGGTTGCGCTGA
- a CDS encoding sugar phosphate isomerase/epimerase family protein has product MPFRYAICNETFGDMPVEDALRIAREAGYTGWEVAPFMLADDISTFSKSDRRAYRDQIIDADMQCVGLHWLLAKTEGYHLTTRDAITRASTTAYLSDLAELCSDLGGKVMVLGSPQQRNRTEGQTIEEAMEYAAEVLQGVIPALHSHGVRIALEPLGPTEGDFLNTADQGVELARMLDDDHIGLHLDVKAMSSESKPIETVIREHADAMIHFHANDPNLLGPGMGDVPFEPIMKALADVEYDGWVSVEVFDYSPGAETLARQSIANLKNSVA; this is encoded by the coding sequence ATGCCTTTCCGTTACGCAATCTGCAACGAAACATTTGGTGACATGCCCGTCGAAGATGCTCTCCGCATCGCTCGGGAAGCAGGCTACACCGGATGGGAAGTGGCCCCGTTCATGTTGGCCGACGACATTTCCACCTTTTCCAAATCGGATCGTCGCGCCTACCGCGATCAAATCATCGACGCAGACATGCAGTGCGTCGGCCTGCATTGGTTGCTGGCCAAAACGGAGGGCTACCACCTGACGACGCGGGATGCGATCACACGAGCCAGCACGACGGCTTACCTCAGCGACCTGGCGGAACTTTGTTCGGACCTGGGCGGAAAAGTCATGGTTCTTGGATCGCCGCAACAACGCAATCGAACCGAAGGCCAAACGATTGAAGAAGCCATGGAATACGCGGCCGAGGTCCTGCAGGGCGTCATCCCAGCGTTGCACTCCCACGGCGTTCGAATCGCCTTGGAACCTCTCGGCCCGACCGAGGGTGATTTCCTGAACACCGCTGACCAAGGGGTCGAACTGGCTCGCATGCTTGATGATGACCACATCGGTTTGCACTTGGATGTCAAAGCCATGAGCAGCGAGTCGAAGCCGATCGAAACCGTCATCCGCGAACACGCCGATGCGATGATCCATTTCCACGCCAACGATCCCAACCTGCTAGGCCCCGGCATGGGCGACGTGCCGTTTGAGCCCATCATGAAAGCACTGGCGGATGTCGAGTACGACGGCTGGGTCAGCGTCGAAGTGTTCGACTATTCACCCGGCGCTGAAACCCTGGCTCGCCAAAGCATTGCCAATTTGAAAAACAGCGTTGCCTGA
- a CDS encoding RbsD/FucU family protein gives MLLSNLIHPEISAICAAAGHHSTILIADGNYPALNKRGPNAKLVSLNLSPGLVSCDQVLKALLSAVPVEAAMTMQTETDGPYALDGDPPVWEEYRQSFQDAGSSVELQPLEKWSFYDHVITDDHVLTIQTGDQQRYANLLLTLGVRMDG, from the coding sequence ATGCTTTTATCCAACTTGATCCACCCCGAGATTTCTGCCATTTGTGCGGCCGCTGGCCACCACAGCACCATTTTGATTGCGGACGGAAATTACCCCGCTTTGAATAAACGCGGGCCCAATGCGAAGCTGGTCAGCCTGAACCTCAGCCCCGGTTTGGTTTCCTGTGACCAAGTTTTGAAAGCCTTGCTTTCCGCGGTTCCCGTGGAAGCCGCGATGACCATGCAAACCGAAACCGACGGCCCTTACGCCCTCGATGGCGATCCACCGGTCTGGGAAGAATACCGTCAGTCATTCCAAGACGCCGGCAGCAGCGTCGAACTGCAACCACTCGAAAAGTGGTCGTTCTACGACCACGTGATCACCGACGACCATGTGCTGACCATCCAAACCGGAGACCAACAGCGCTATGCCAACCTTCTGCTCACCCTCGGTGTGCGGATGGATGGATGA
- a CDS encoding GGDEF/EAL domain-containing response regulator, which produces MSTFHSDPMNVLHQLDAAESLAFTAVSPRDASLMTPDAAIGNDCTVPVANCSDTQTILVVEGDEATRETLIQMLQYRHYKVLSSACGREAILTVQQQHVDLVLMDVDLPDLDGFRTTRLLRQMMDLSQLPIVMVTSASDPDEVLRAFDSGANDHVCKPLDPAATLARIATQLQLKSALQRLQQSEERYALTARGTNDGMWDWNLVTGELYLSPRWRCMVGLDGASWTPHGSEWMDLIHHEDRRRVQLDLEAHLCGETDHFETELRMQDGKQTYRWMLCRGLAVKDSHGTAYRIAGSLTDITEGKVADALTGLPNRMLFNDRVQRSVDHQSRNPQNRFAVIFMDVDDFKLVNDHFGHDAGDDFLVSIASRLDTSLRKSDAIIARMGGDEFAVLLENIRHVDEAVAVAMRLHEKMRSPFPVGDREILTQASMGIAVSEFDPESGKPQATAEELLVRADTAMYFAKNQSELPYAIFNEDMLAENMLRLELGSQLRHALDRDELTLLYQPMVQLCDGTTAGFEALLRWEHPEHGTVSPNMFIPIAESNGLIVEIGKWVLRKACQQAKLWQVEFGRPIMISVNVSVRQLSASGFVEAVNEALEETQLQPECLKLEVTESLLMQDPESTIELLHELRRIGLTIGIDDFGTGYSSLSYLHRMPLDILKVDRSFVDSMFDSDKNAALIRSILALAKSLELNVVAEGVETRAQLQRLQDLGCHFVQGFYFSHPLKPDAASEMINHHWL; this is translated from the coding sequence GTGAGCACGTTCCATTCGGATCCAATGAATGTGTTGCATCAGTTGGATGCTGCCGAGAGTCTGGCGTTCACCGCTGTCTCGCCGCGGGATGCATCTCTGATGACGCCCGATGCCGCGATTGGAAATGATTGCACCGTCCCGGTCGCAAATTGCTCGGACACTCAAACCATTTTGGTGGTGGAAGGTGACGAGGCGACTCGGGAAACGTTGATCCAGATGTTGCAGTACCGACATTACAAGGTTTTGTCATCAGCGTGCGGGCGCGAAGCCATTTTGACGGTCCAGCAACAGCATGTTGACTTGGTTTTGATGGATGTCGATTTGCCGGACCTCGATGGGTTTCGGACGACGCGTTTGCTTCGCCAAATGATGGATTTGTCGCAGTTGCCCATCGTGATGGTGACCTCGGCAAGTGATCCCGACGAAGTCCTCCGTGCGTTTGACAGCGGTGCCAATGACCATGTTTGCAAGCCGCTGGATCCCGCCGCTACGCTCGCGCGGATTGCCACGCAGTTGCAATTGAAATCGGCATTGCAGCGTTTGCAGCAAAGTGAGGAACGGTATGCGTTGACCGCACGCGGCACCAACGACGGGATGTGGGACTGGAACCTCGTCACAGGAGAACTGTATTTGTCGCCTCGTTGGCGTTGCATGGTCGGCCTGGATGGTGCGAGCTGGACCCCGCACGGTTCGGAATGGATGGATTTGATTCACCATGAAGACCGACGCCGAGTGCAGTTGGATCTGGAGGCTCATCTCTGCGGGGAAACGGACCACTTCGAAACCGAACTGCGGATGCAGGATGGAAAACAAACCTACCGCTGGATGCTGTGCCGCGGGTTGGCGGTCAAAGATTCTCACGGAACCGCGTACCGGATCGCTGGGTCGTTGACCGACATCACGGAAGGCAAAGTCGCCGACGCACTGACGGGACTTCCCAATCGAATGCTGTTCAATGACCGCGTGCAGCGCTCGGTTGACCATCAATCCCGCAACCCGCAAAACCGATTTGCGGTCATCTTCATGGACGTGGATGATTTCAAACTGGTCAACGATCACTTCGGTCATGACGCCGGCGATGACTTCTTGGTCAGCATCGCATCTCGGTTGGACACCTCCCTGCGAAAGTCCGATGCCATCATCGCTCGCATGGGCGGGGACGAATTCGCGGTGTTGTTGGAAAACATCCGGCACGTCGATGAAGCCGTTGCGGTGGCGATGCGTTTGCACGAGAAAATGCGGTCCCCCTTTCCGGTGGGCGATCGCGAAATTTTGACTCAGGCCAGCATGGGGATTGCGGTTTCGGAATTTGATCCGGAATCAGGAAAGCCTCAGGCGACGGCGGAAGAATTGCTGGTCCGCGCCGACACAGCCATGTACTTCGCCAAGAACCAGTCGGAGTTGCCGTATGCGATCTTCAACGAGGACATGTTGGCGGAGAACATGCTGCGTTTGGAACTCGGGTCGCAACTGCGGCATGCCCTCGACCGCGATGAGCTGACGTTGTTGTACCAGCCGATGGTTCAGCTATGCGACGGAACGACGGCAGGTTTTGAGGCCTTGCTGCGGTGGGAACACCCCGAGCATGGAACCGTGTCCCCGAACATGTTCATTCCGATTGCAGAGTCCAACGGACTGATCGTCGAAATCGGAAAGTGGGTGCTTCGCAAAGCCTGTCAGCAAGCCAAGCTGTGGCAGGTGGAATTCGGCCGCCCGATCATGATCAGTGTCAATGTCTCGGTCCGCCAACTTTCCGCGTCGGGTTTCGTGGAAGCCGTGAACGAAGCACTGGAAGAAACACAACTTCAGCCCGAGTGTTTGAAGCTGGAAGTGACCGAGAGCCTGTTGATGCAGGACCCCGAGAGCACGATCGAGTTGCTGCATGAGTTGCGAAGGATCGGGCTGACGATCGGGATCGACGACTTTGGGACCGGGTATTCGTCGTTGTCCTATTTGCACCGAATGCCCTTGGACATCTTGAAAGTCGATCGGTCGTTCGTCGATTCGATGTTCGATTCGGACAAGAACGCAGCGTTGATCCGTTCCATTTTGGCGCTGGCCAAAAGCTTGGAATTGAACGTGGTCGCTGAAGGCGTGGAGACGCGCGCCCAACTGCAACGCTTGCAGGACCTTGGTTGCCACTTTGTCCAAGGTTTCTATTTCTCGCACCCGTTGAAACCGGATGCCGCCAGCGAAATGATCAACCACCACTGGTTGTGA
- a CDS encoding SLC13 family permease translates to MSFEKLSRWMLPIAPLVALGICWYAHQAGLSAPATACAGVAIVCAMWWIFECLHIAVVGLLPFVALPTLGVVSHRDIAVAYGHTMILLLLGGFLLSAAMERSGAHRRIAINMVRLVGGRGGKRLVLGFMLATASLSMWISNSATALMMLPIALAVLSQADDPKLRVPLLLGIAYSASVGGMATPIGTPPNVVFMGEMQTKFGVDVPFGTWMMFGLPVTLIMLPIIWWWLTRAIDDVRPVSMPSMAPIARNEILILIVFAVTAFLWVFRSSPLGGWTGWLPWDGSMIGDATIALAASLFLFICPNGLADGERLMDWETAAKIPWGILIMFGGGMALATGFDQSGLSVAIGHQLAFLKNAPPWLIVLSVCLLVTFLTEITSSTATAMLLLPILAALSLEVGLPPELLMLPGTISCSCAFMLPVATAPNVIVFGAGGIRTDEMARNGLFLNLIAAVVITMVSLTVAGMDWMPRLDLAPPVHESESSNESSTSAAVGLGRNHIFLASGIPPFRG, encoded by the coding sequence ATGAGCTTCGAAAAACTGTCTCGCTGGATGCTGCCGATCGCTCCGTTGGTCGCACTCGGCATCTGCTGGTACGCCCATCAGGCTGGACTGTCAGCGCCCGCGACCGCGTGTGCTGGCGTGGCCATCGTGTGCGCGATGTGGTGGATTTTCGAATGCCTGCACATCGCTGTGGTGGGACTGCTGCCGTTTGTGGCGCTGCCGACACTGGGCGTGGTCAGTCACCGCGACATTGCCGTGGCCTACGGGCACACAATGATCCTGCTGTTGTTGGGCGGATTTCTGCTATCCGCCGCGATGGAACGTAGCGGGGCTCACCGCCGGATCGCGATCAACATGGTGCGATTGGTCGGCGGACGCGGTGGAAAACGCTTGGTGCTGGGATTCATGCTGGCCACCGCTTCGCTGTCGATGTGGATCAGCAACTCCGCCACCGCCCTGATGATGCTGCCAATCGCATTGGCGGTGCTGTCACAAGCCGACGATCCGAAATTGCGCGTCCCACTGCTGCTGGGGATTGCGTATTCGGCCAGCGTCGGTGGCATGGCGACTCCCATCGGGACACCACCTAACGTGGTCTTCATGGGCGAAATGCAAACCAAATTCGGTGTCGACGTCCCCTTTGGCACTTGGATGATGTTTGGCTTGCCCGTCACCCTCATCATGCTACCGATCATCTGGTGGTGGCTGACTCGAGCGATTGATGACGTTCGCCCCGTCTCGATGCCAAGCATGGCGCCGATCGCACGAAACGAAATTTTGATTCTAATTGTGTTTGCGGTGACCGCCTTTCTGTGGGTCTTTCGTTCCAGTCCACTGGGTGGATGGACGGGATGGCTGCCCTGGGATGGCAGCATGATTGGTGACGCCACCATCGCGCTGGCTGCGTCTTTGTTTCTGTTCATTTGTCCCAACGGCTTGGCCGACGGCGAACGCCTGATGGACTGGGAAACCGCCGCGAAGATTCCTTGGGGAATCTTGATCATGTTTGGTGGCGGCATGGCCCTGGCCACCGGCTTTGACCAATCGGGGTTGAGCGTCGCAATCGGACACCAGCTGGCCTTTTTGAAGAACGCCCCGCCATGGTTGATTGTTTTGTCGGTCTGTTTGCTCGTCACGTTTCTGACCGAAATCACCAGCAGCACCGCCACCGCGATGTTGCTGCTTCCCATCTTGGCGGCGCTGTCGCTGGAGGTTGGCCTGCCGCCCGAATTGCTGATGCTGCCGGGAACGATCAGTTGTTCCTGTGCGTTCATGCTGCCCGTCGCGACGGCTCCCAATGTGATCGTGTTTGGTGCCGGCGGCATTCGAACCGATGAGATGGCACGCAACGGTTTGTTCCTGAACCTGATCGCTGCCGTTGTGATTACGATGGTCTCCTTAACCGTCGCGGGAATGGACTGGATGCCGCGACTGGATCTTGCCCCACCAGTCCATGAAAGTGAATCCTCGAATGAATCCAGTACGTCGGCGGCTGTTGGCTTGGGTCGCAATCACATCTTCCTCGCTTCTGGCATCCCCCCTTTTCGCGGATGA
- a CDS encoding FKBP-type peptidyl-prolyl cis-trans isomerase, translating into MIHSSKLTHASLAFVLAIAMLSLGCAPTTRTSSPGPADPDAPTEFTTTDSGLKYRILRVGSGDKPGRESFVTVDYVGWLEGGREFDSSYNRRDSTDFNLSSVIPAWTEGVQLIGEGGMIELEVPPELGYGAMGSPPTIPPNATLHFKVELHDVR; encoded by the coding sequence ATGATCCATTCAAGCAAGCTCACTCATGCTTCTCTCGCGTTCGTGTTGGCGATCGCAATGCTGTCACTGGGATGCGCACCGACGACCCGCACCAGTTCGCCTGGGCCTGCCGACCCGGATGCTCCCACGGAATTCACGACCACGGATTCGGGGTTGAAGTACCGCATTTTGCGTGTCGGTTCGGGTGACAAACCCGGACGCGAAAGTTTTGTGACGGTGGACTATGTCGGCTGGCTGGAAGGCGGTCGCGAGTTCGACAGTTCCTACAACCGGCGCGATTCGACGGACTTCAATCTCTCCAGCGTGATTCCAGCCTGGACCGAAGGCGTGCAATTGATCGGGGAAGGCGGGATGATCGAACTGGAAGTCCCGCCTGAACTCGGCTACGGGGCAATGGGCAGCCCGCCCACGATCCCGCCCAACGCAACGTTGCACTTCAAAGTCGAGCTGCACGACGTCCGCTGA